CCGCCTGCTTCTCCTCCCCGACAGCCGACTCGCGAGTGTGGTCCCCTCCACGGTTGTCGAAGCGAAGCACGTCACCGACCTGTATGACGCCACCAACGCCAGCATCCACGCATGCGTGATCGCCCTGAAGGACCGACTGCCCAACATGGGCGCCGTCCTGGTCATCAGACACCGCGAGGATGAAGTCGGGTCTGCTGCATGGATAGGTGACATCTGATCTGTGGCGCCGCGAGGTGTCGCTGGAAGGATGTGCACTGTGCCGAAGCCGTATCCCAGGGAGTTCCGCGACGATGTCGTGCGGGTTGCTCGGGGCCGTGATCCGAAGACGCCGTTGAAGCAGATCGCCGATGACTTCGGGATCGGGGAGTCGTGTCTGCGGAACTGGCTGCGTGCCGCCGATGTCGAGGAGGGCAGCCAATCGGGCGTGAGCTCCGACCAGGCCGCCGAGCTGCGTGAGCTGCGGCGACGCAACCGGCTACTTGAGCAGGAGAACGAGGTGTTGCGGCGGGCGGCCGCGTACCTGTCGCAGGCTCACCTGCCGGGAAAATGATGTACCCGCTCGTCCGCGAGCTGGCCGACAAGGACGCCCCGATCCGGGTGCCTGTGACGGTGACGTGCCGGGTGCTCGGGCTGGCCCGTCAGCCTTACTACCGCTGGTTGGCGCAGCCGGTCACCCCAGCTGAGCTCAAGGAGGCCTACCGGGCCAACGCGTTGTTCGACGCGCACCGCGACGATCCTGAGTTCGGCTACCGGTTCCTGCTCGACGAGGCCCGCGACGCCGGCGAGGCGATGGCGGAACGGACCGCGTGGCGGATCTGCTCTGAGAACGGCTGGTGGAGCTCGTTTGGGAAGAAGAACGCCCGCGGGAAGGGCAAGAAGCCCGGTCCGCCGGTCCACGACGACCTCGTCCGGCGTGCGTTCAGCGCGGATGCGCCGAACCGGTTGTGGCTCACCGACATCACCGAGCACCGCACCGGCGAGGGCAAGCTCTACCTGTGCGCGGTCAAGGACGTCTACTCCAACCGGATCGTGGGCTACTCGATCAGTGACCGGATGAAGTCAAGGATCGCGGTCAGCGCCATCGAGTCGGCTGTGGCTCGGCGCGGTCAGGTGGCCGGCTGCATCGTTCACTCCGACCGGGGCAGCCAGTTCCGCAGCCGCAAGGCCCAACGTGCGTTGAAGCGGCACGCCCTGGTCGGATCGATGGGCCGTGTCGGCGCGGCCGGTGACAACGCCGCCATGGAGAGCTTCTTCAGCCTGCTGCAAAAGAACGTCTTGAACCGGCGATCCTGGGAGACCCGCGAGGAGCTGCGGATCGCGATCGTGACCTGGATCGAACGCACCTACCACCGCCGACGGCGCCAAGACGCCCTCGGCCGATTGACCCCCATCGAGTACGAGACCATCATGACCGCACCAGCCACTCAGGCTGCGTGACCCAACCTGTCACCTGATCGTGCAGCAGACCCGTCCTCTACGCGAGCATTCGGCCAGATGACGAGCTCGGCTGGCCCAAGGTCTATCCGTGGCCCGGCCAAACGCTTCCTTCGGGACACCCGCTCCGAAGCCTCCGCGCTGGCCGCACCCTCCGTGAGCGATCCTTCTGGACGATGCCTTGGGGTGATCGCGCCGACTTCTACCTCGACGCCGTAGCTGACTCGCGCAGGACGATCGCGATCCTCTCCGCCGATGACCTGTGGCAGGCCGAACAGTTCCATCCGGCCGACAAGCGCGACTACGACCAGCGCCCCGAGCTGGAGGTCTACTGCTGCGGCGAACTGCGCAAGTTCCGGGGTTGGCCATGCTCCACCTGCGGCAAGGGATACTGCCCGATCTGCGGCAACTGTCAGTGCCAGAAACAGATCGCATCCGAGGTCCTCTGCGCCGGCTCCTGCTTTATGCAGTACCTGCCCCATCTTCTCGACGCGAACGGCCTCTGCGAGGAGTGCCGCTAACTCGATCCCCCGCAACCTCGACTACTGACTGAGAGGACGTCACGACGGTCGGGCGGCTTTCGGAATCGAGGTGAGAAGCACATGGCGAAGAACACCGGACGCGGCCACCGCGTCGGTGCGGTCAAGGGGCGCAGCGAGTTCAAGGTCGGCCAGACCTGGTTCAAGCGCGACACGTCGACCGGCCGAATCATGAACGGCAGCCCCCAGCAGCACAAGGGCGTCCGCAACGAGAAGTAGGCGACCGGGCGGGTTAACGGCTCCCGCGCCGCTAACCCGTCCCCGCCGAGCACCCCAGGCACACAGAAGGACTTCACCATGACAATGCACCCCGCAACCTCGACCAACGTTCGGGCCGTCGGCTACGAGCCGTCCACCCGAACCATGAGGGTCCAGTTCCGCAGCGGCGGCGTCTACGACTACTACGGCGTCGACCCGCACCTGTTCGAGCAGATGCTCCTGCCGAACCCGTGGCGCCGTATCGGCCGCTTCGTGAAGTCACACCCCTACGCCAAGGTCGCTTGACCACCGCCATCGCCCACAAGGAGGCGCGATGTCCCGCTCCCCGATTCTGTCGGACCCCACCCCTAGGGTTGGAACCATGAGTATCAGTTCCACAATCTTGGAGTCCTCGCGCGCCTCCACACCGCTGGCAACCCTGGTCAACTCCGGCTGCAAGGCTGTCGGCGGCATCTTCCGCCTCGACTACTCCCAAGCGGTGGTTCTGACCGACGACTGGCGCAAGACCCAAGCCGGCGGCGTCCCGCATGGAGCCTTCCTGCTCGCGGCCGCCGGCGTGCAGAACGCTGAGGGGTTTGCCCTCGACGACCAGGAGCTGATTCTTCTCCGCGTGAGTGGCACTGCGAACCTCCCGAACGAAGCAGACCTCGTCCAGACGCGACTTGCCGTAGTGCGCGACGCAGGGGACTCGGGCAAGGGCTTCGACGAAGTGACCGACGAACTCACACGGAACGAACTCCAGCAGTCTGCCTTCGACTGCGATGTCATCGGCACGTTCTATGTCGACCGCAACGAGACAAAGATCCAGTTCGGCTCCGACATCGACAACGTGGTCTCTTCGGCCCGCTACCAGGTCTTCCTGCCCTCGCCGGAGGTTCTCTCGTGGATCGCCTCCTACCCGGAGCCCGACGGCAATGACCTCCTCACCCTCGGCGCAGTCCGGTTCGCATCGACACGTCGGCGTGCACGCGAGTCCGGCACCGACAACGCTGCGGTTCACGTGCACATCGGCGACTTCGTCTCGCGCAAGACCGCAGTCTTCGGCATGACCCGCACGGGCAAGTCCAACACGATCAAGACTCTCGTGACAGCGATTGCAACCCAGGCAGCGAACTCGGGGACACTGGTGGGGCAACTCATTTTCGACCCGCAGGGCGAGTACGCGAACGTCAACGAGCAGGATCAGACGGGATTGCGGCTCTTGGGTGACGAGAGCCGCGTGCGCATCTACCGGCTGGGTGCAAATAGTTCCGACCCGCAGGTGCTTCCGCTCGCGATGAACTTTTTTGACCCAGCGAACTTCGAGGCCGTCGTCGACTTCGTCAACTCGGTGGTCAACGACCAGTTCGGGTCGTACGCCTACGTCAAGACCTTCACTTCGATCAACTGGACCGAGCCTGATCGCGTCGCTGACCCCGGCGACTGGGTCACCTGGACCAAGGCGGTCCTCGGCATGTACGGGCTGCTGGTTGAGTGCGGCATCTCCGCACCGTCGTTCGCGGCTGGCGGACTTGAGTTCGGTTGGACCGATCCCCTCTATCAGGCCTTCAACACCGCGAACCCGGGGCTCGTGGTGAAGGCAGGTCGCAACTACCGCGCAACCACACCCGAAGCGGCGAAGCGCGTCATGCTTCATATGGCGAACGACGGAACCTGGAACCAGCGGTCGACTGGCGGCGACACTCCGTTCAAGTTCATCGCCGACTTCAACAACCGCGCCAGCGGCAAGGCCGCGATCCGCCAGCTCCGAGAGTTCCACTCAACAAGCGCAACGCAGCGTGTTGAGGAGCAGGTCTGGGACGACATGCAGGCCGGCCGCTTGGCGATCGTTGACCTTGCCCACGGGACTGGCGACGTCTCGAAAACGATCTCCGAGAACATGGTGAACTTCCTGCTCTCCCGCGCGAACGAGCGATTCCGTTCGGGTCAGGATGCCGTGCCCTTCCAGATCGTCGTGGAGGAGGCCCACAACCTCTTCGAGCGAGGCGCGAAGGACGTCGCCGGCAACCCCTGGGTTCGCCTGTCCAAGGAGGCCGCGAAGTACCAGATCGGCCTCGTGTATGCGACGCAGGAGGTCTCCAGCGTCGACCAGCGGATCTTGTCGAACACGTCGAACTGGCTCGTCGCTCACCTGAACTCGGACAACGAGACGCGCGAGCTGTCGCACTATTACGACTTCAAGACCTGGGCTGAGAGCATCCGCCGCGTGGAGGACCAGGGATTCGTCCGGATGAAGACCTACTCCGGCAAGTACATCGTGCCGGTGCAGGTGGCCAAGTTCGACCACGCGATGATCAACGCCGCCCGTGCCGCAGCGGGCCTCCCGGCAGTCGAGGTCAAGTAACGTGCCGTATCCCTCCGAGCGAGCCTCGCGGCTCGGACACGTCCCCGTCGTCAACAGTCAAGCCGTTCAAGACGCCTTCTCGCGCTGGGACGTCGCTCAAGCAACCCCTGCCGACGAGAACCGGGTGACTTCGCTGTGTCGTCCAGTCGAGGGTCTCGAAAACGTTGGGGTCTCAGACGCCGTCCGGTTCGCCATAACGGTCGATGGCTCCGACGCCGAGGTCGAGGCTACGCGCGAACACCCCACCGTCAAGGTCGGGTACGTCCGGGTCGCCGCTTCCTTCATCGACTTCGACAAGCTGCACCAGGCCGGTGCGGGCGACTTCGTTGACCCACATCTGCTGCGGGAGTCGCATCAGCACGCGGCCTTTGACCGCGCCCTGCCCGGCTCCGGCCTCGTCATCCCGGGCTCGACCGGCGTGGACACATGGCGGCAGGAACTCGACCGCTTCCTGCGCGAAACGAAGTTCGACCAGGCATCGGATCAGACTCTCGCCGACATGCTGCTGGCTCTCCACGGCTCACCAAGTGCCCCAGCGACCACGGCTCCGCTTCGACGGTGCCCGGTGTGCAAGGCCAGCGACGCGCAACTCTCCGGTGGAAGGATCGACGTCCCGAAGGACGCCACCAACTGCCCGGAGTGCGGCCAGAAGGTCTACCTTGGCGACGTGCTCCGCACAGAAGAGGAGTACATGCCAGAGGGGTCGAACCGTAGCTCGTTGACACGCATGATGCTGGTGGCAGAGAGGCTGACATCGCTGGGCTACATGCAGTTGCTCTTCGAGGACCCCCACAGTTACGACGTGCTCAGCAAGACGCTGTTCATCACGGATGGCCCGCTCGGACTCCACGGCACCGTCGCGCCGCTGAAGCGACGCTTCCAGGATTACCTGGCCGAGTTCGCCAAGCAGTGTGCCGCGAACAACCGTCCCGCCGCACCCCTCGTGGTGGGCGTCGAGAAGTCCGGGACATTCGTTGAGCATGCTCAGCTCATCTCCCACCTGATCGAGCCCGGAAGCGTCATGCTCTTGACGACCGAGTACATCAACAGGATCACGGGTCGGCCCGCCAACAATCCGTACGGGTCAGACGAGGGGTCTGCTGCATGGATAGGTGACATCTGATCTGTGGCGCCGCGAGGTGTCGCTGGAAGGATGTGCACTGTGCCGAAGCCGTATCCCAGGGAGTTCCGCGACGATGTCGTGCGGGTTGCTCGGGGCCGTGATCCGAAGACGCCGTTGAAGCAGATCGCCGATGACTTCGGGATCGGGGAGTCGTGTCTGCGGAACTGGCTGCGTGCCGCCGATGTCGAGGAGGGCAGCCAATCGGGCGTGAGCTCCGACCAGGCCGCCGAGCTGCGTGAGCTGCGGCGACGCAACCGGCTACTTGAGCAGGAGAACGAGGTGTTGCGGCGGGCGGCCGCGTACCTGTCGCAGGCTCACCTGCCGGGAAAATGATGTACCCGCTCGTCCGCGAGCTGGCCGACAAGGACGCCCCGATCCGGGTGCCTGTGACGGTGACGTGCCGGGTGCTCGGGCTGGCCCGTCAGCCTTACTACCGCTGGTTGGCGCAGCCGGTCACCCCAGCTGAGCTCAAGGAGGCCTACCGGGCCAACGCGTTGTTCGACGCGCACCGCGACGATCCTGAGTTCGGCTACCGGTTCCTGCTCGACGAGGCCCGCGACGCCGGCGAGGCGATGGCGGAACGGACCGCGTGGCGGATCTGCTCTGAGAACGGCTGGTGGAGCTCGTTTGGGAAGAAGAACGCCCGCGGGAAGGGCAAGAAGCCCGGTCCGCCGGTCCACGACGACCTCGTCCGGCGTGCGTTCAGCGCGGATGCGCCGAACCGGTTGTGGCTCACCGACATCACCGAGCACCGCACCGGCGAGGGCAAGCTCTACCTGTGCGCGGTCAAGGACGTCTACTCCAACCGGATCGTGGGCTACTCGATCAGTGACCGGATGAAGTCAAGGATCGCGGTCAGCGCCATCGAGTCGGCTGTGGCTCGGCGCGGTCAGGTGGCCGGCTGCATCGTTCACTCCGACCGGGGCAGCCAGTTCCGCAGCCGCAAGGCCCAACGTGCGTTGAAGCGGCACGCCCTGGTCGGATCGATGGGCCGTGTCGGCGCGGCCGGTGACAACGCCGCCATGGAGAGCTTCTTCAGCCTGCTGCAAAAGAACGTCTTGAACCGGCGATCCTGGGAGACCCGCGAGGAGCTGCGGATCGCGATCGTGACCTGGATCGAACGCACCTACCACCGCCGACGGCGCCAAGACGCCCTCGGCCGATTGACCCCCATCGAGTACGAGACCATCATGACCGCACCAGCCACTCAGGCTGCGTGACCCAACCTGTCACCTGATCGTGCAGCAGACCCGAGTTCTACGGGCGCCGGTTCATCTACCGCACGAAGAGCGGCGGCATTCTCGTGTTCACGGTTCCTCCGAAGCCCGGCGTCACTCCGTATGGAGACCCAGATGGTGAGCTCTGGTCGAGTTACCCGACGCTTCGGCCGGTCTGTGAGGTGCTCGATCATGTGCAGACCCGGCTCTATGAGAATGCGGTCATCCCGGTGGCGCTGGCGCACTCGGCTGCGTCGTTGCCGCTCGGTGTTGGGCAGTCTGTGCTTCGCGCGCTGGTCCAGCAGTCGCTAGGGCTGCCGACCCGCAGTCAGATTCGCCAGACCGGGCCGTTTGCCGGCTCGCACTGAGCCTCACATCAGGGCGTCGGCGACCGGGTTCGACAGCACAATCAGCTCGCTGGCTGAGGTCCGCTTGAGCTCGTCTTTCGTGCCTCGCAGGTGGGCGGAGTAAAGGAGCCGGAACTCCGACACCTCCCTCGCCTTGTACAGGCTCTTGATGAGGTCGGCGATGTCGTAGGTCAGCACCCAGTTCATGTTGGCGTGGCCGTTCAGAACCTTCGCCAACTCTCGGTGGTCGTCCTCCTTGAACGCGCTCATGTAGAGCGAGCTGCCCTTCTCGACGTAGGGCGGATCGACGTATGCGAAGACGTTTTCCTTGGGTAGGTATTCGCGCAGCCGCGCTGCGCCGTCTTGCTTGGTGACGCGAATCTTGCCGCTCAGTTCAGCCAGTTTCTCGATCCGGCCTCGAAGCACGTCCTTGTCGAAGCGGGCGTCGATCTTGTACGAGCCCGCCTGAGCGAACCCACCGATCACTCCGGCCCCAAGGACTCCGGAGCGGCTCGTGCGGTTGAGGTAGAAGGTGGCGAAGCCCAGGGCGAGCGGGTCGACATCGGCATCGTGCCGGCGACGGTAGATCTCGCGTTGGTTCTTCCACTCCTCGATCGTCAGCGGAGTGCGCTTCAGGAGACGGAGGAACTCATCGGAGTCCTTCACCATCGCCTTCCAGCAGGCGTGGATCGCGGGGTCAAGATCGTTGATCACGACCATTCCGACGACATCCTTGAGTAGGAGTTCAAGGCCCGCCCCCGCACCTCCGGCGTACGGCTCGATGTAGGTCGGCTTGTCAAGGCCGAGCGCCTTGATCGTCGACTCGAAGAAGCCAGCGAGCGTCGCCTTGCCGCCTGGGTAGCGCAATGGACTGGCGTGGGACCCACGCCGGGCGATGACATCAACCACGGGGACTCCCTTCGCTCGAGGTTGGACGGTATCCGTACAAGTCTAGGGAAGCCATCCGACAGATCCGGGAGCCGCCCACGCCGGTGTGGTCACTTGGCCACTGCCGCGCCACAGATGGACTTCACATCACAGAATGAGCACTTCGACTTCTCAGGCTTAGGTGTGAAGTCGCGGTCTTTCAGACCCTCGGCTGCTGCCGTCACTTGGGATTCGGCGGCCGCAATGTCGGCGTCGGTGATGCTGACCTCGTGCCGTTCAGTGGCGCTGAGATCCTGAATGAAGGCGGCTCCAACGGTGAGGCCCTCACGGCGGCCCGCGTCGGTGTAGATCTGCAACTGCAAGGGCTTGAGCTCTTCGCCGAGCGCCGTCTTGTAGTCGACGATGGAAAGGTTGTCGACAACCCCGTCGTGCTCGTCGAACACGACATCGGCGCGACCACTCACGACGACGCCGTCGAGGTACAACTCGAAGGGACGCTCGGTCGCCCACGTCCGTTTCAGCTCGGACGTGTTGTCGGTGACGTAGGTCTGGATCAGTTTCCGCGCCTTCTCCCGCATCTCCTTGTGGGCAGGCTTGTTAGCGAAGGGCAGGAAGAATTCCGAGTCCATGAGAGCATCCACAGCGGCGGAGTCGGGGACGGCGCCGGTCGCCTTCACGTGTTCGGAGATGGTGCGCAGGACATGGTGGACGGCATTGCCGTATCCGATCTCGGACTGCACGGGCGGCATGAATCCGAGTTCGTTGCGGAGCAGATAGCTCCGTGGACACTCCATGTAGGCGTCAAGCTCGCTGTAGGAGACCGTGATGCTGGTCGGTGCTTCCCCACGAGGCTCTGCATTGGTCGGCAGGCCCCCGCTGACGGCGATCGCCTGGGCTTCGAGGATGTAGGGCGATGGTTGACGCGACTGAGTGTTGACCCGCTGGTGCGACGAGAGACCCACCCAGTCACGAGCCCGAGTGAGGGCGACGTAGAAGAGACGGCGTTCCTCCGCGTCGGAACCTTCGTAGCGCGCGGCGTCGAACAGGGTGCGCGGGATCAGCCAGTTCTTCAGCGACCCAGACTTGTCAGAAGGGAATCGGCCTTCCTTCAGCGAGGGAAGGAACACAACCGGCCATTCGAGCCCCTTCGCGCCGTGGATGGTCCCGAGGGCGACCCCATCGCCGAGTATGTCGTTCTCGCCGTCGAAGTCGTCGTAGCTGCCCGTGGCGTAGTTCGTCAGGATCAGTGCGAAGTTCTTGTAGAACCACTCGCCGCCCACGGCACCCCCGACCTGCTCTCCCGGATTGTCCGCGTCTCGCCGCGAGCGCCGTGTCACCGATTCGTAGTCAGCCATGACCGCTGTGAAGCGTGCGATGGTGCCGAGCCGGTTGCGCTGCATCTCATCTGTGAGGTCCCAGTTGCGGATGCCGAGGAGGTCGGTCAGCTTGTAGAACTCACCGACGAGGCTCGGGGTCCAGTTCTCGTCGTCACGCTTGGACTTCCACGTTTGCAGGTGTGTGCTCAGGGCCTGCCGCTCGGTGTTGTCGAGACCGAAGACGGCTACGTAACGATCGAGGAGTCCGCTCAGATTGACGGCCGCTCGGGTCTTCCACTTGCTCACGCTCCAGTCGACATTCGAGATCCATGCGAACGTCGCCCCAAAGACCTCGGCCTCGGGCTGCTCGAACAGGCCAGTGCGCCCGCCTGGCTGTACGGGGATGTTCGAGAGTGCGAGGGCATCCAGGATTCGCGTGTACGCCGTCTTGCCGCGCACGAGGATGGCGATGTCTCGGTAGCGGACGCCGTCCTTGTGGAGCGCCTCGATGTCGAGCGCGATCGAGTCGGCCTCGTCTTGCTCCATCAGGTGACCTATGGCGATGGAGACCGACGGCCCGGCGGATGGGCGGACTGCGGTCATCTCCTTGTCGATGCGGCCAGGGATCGACTTCGCGAACCCGTTGGCGAGCGCCACGATGTCCGGTCGCGACCGACGATTCGCCAGCAGCTCGAACTTCGACACGCTGGGGTAGCGAGTCGCGAAGGCGACGATGTTCGCCACATGCGAGCCGCGCCACTGGTAGATGGCCTGATCGTCGTCACCGACCACGACCACGTCGGCCGATCCTTGGGGCTTCGCGAGCAGCTCGATCAGGCGCTCCTGGGCGGGGTTCACGTCTTGGTACTCGTCGACGATCAGGTGCTTGAGATCGGCCGTCACCGCCGCGTGAACAAGAGGGTCTTCGAGCGCGCGAACGGCCTCGACGATCTGGGTGCCGAACGACATGAAGCGGTAGTTGTCAAGCATCGCGTAGTACTTGACCAGCGCGTCCTTGAAGGCACCGTCCGGGATGACGTCGAGGGCCATGTACTCGTTCTCGACGACATCGACGGACTGCTGGAACAACTCAATGCCAGAGAAGACGCGGTTGCGCTGGTCGAACTGACGGAGACCCAGGCGGTGGGCCTCGCGGTACAGGAGGTTGGTCAACTGGTTCGGGTCGAGCGGGGTGTAGGTCTCGAACCTCGGGACGAACGTCTGGAGGAGGCGGAAGCAGTAACCGTGGATTGTCCCGACGTACAAGTGCCCAAGCTTGTCGGTTGCGGACGGGCCGAGAAGGGCGACGGACCGCTCTCGGATGCGCTCCTTCAACTCGTCGGCGGCCTTCTCGGTGAACGTGAACGCCACGATCGACTCCGGCTGCTCGCCGTCCTTGAGAAGAGAGGCCACACGCTGGGAGACGACCTCGGTCTTGCCCGAGCCGGCGGCCGCGATGATCTGCACATGCCCACCCCGGTGAGCCACCGCCGCCGCCGCCTCGCCTTCGAGGACCGGGATTGTGTCGGTGGCATCTGCTGTCATAGTTCCAAGGCTATGGGAGGAGACCCCCGGGTTCGTCCGCTACTCGCGAGTCTCCCCCCGATAGCCTTGCCATGCACGACGAACGAGAGTGGGGACGCATGACCGACGAGCCGGACAAGGTCGAACTGGAGACGCCAGACCTGGCCGCTGAGAACCGCGCCGTGATCGAAGCGCTCCTGCCCGGGGTCATCCAGGACGGTGCACTCGACCCAGCTCGTCTGGCCGATCTGCTCGACCTACCGTTGCTCGCTGTCCCCGAGGGGCGCGAGCGGTACGGCCTTCAGTGGGCCGGCAAGGGTGAGGCCATTCGCACCCTGCTTTCTCCTGGTAAGGGTGCGCTTGTGCCGGACATGAAGGCGTCACTCGACTTCGACGGGGCAAAGAACGTCTTTATCGAGGGCGACAACTTGGAGGTGCTGAAACTCCTCCAGAAGGCGTACAACGACCGCATCAAGGTCATCTACATCGATCCTCCGTACAACACTGGCAAGGGCGACTTCGTCTACCAGGACGACTTCCAGGACCCGCTCAAGGCGTATTTGCGCTTCAGCGGGCAAC
The genomic region above belongs to Nocardioides coralli and contains:
- a CDS encoding DNA adenine methylase, giving the protein MVDVIARRGSHASPLRYPGGKATLAGFFESTIKALGLDKPTYIEPYAGGAGAGLELLLKDVVGMVVINDLDPAIHACWKAMVKDSDEFLRLLKRTPLTIEEWKNQREIYRRRHDADVDPLALGFATFYLNRTSRSGVLGAGVIGGFAQAGSYKIDARFDKDVLRGRIEKLAELSGKIRVTKQDGAARLREYLPKENVFAYVDPPYVEKGSSLYMSAFKEDDHRELAKVLNGHANMNWVLTYDIADLIKSLYKAREVSEFRLLYSAHLRGTKDELKRTSASELIVLSNPVADALM
- a CDS encoding helicase HerA domain-containing protein, which produces MSISSTILESSRASTPLATLVNSGCKAVGGIFRLDYSQAVVLTDDWRKTQAGGVPHGAFLLAAAGVQNAEGFALDDQELILLRVSGTANLPNEADLVQTRLAVVRDAGDSGKGFDEVTDELTRNELQQSAFDCDVIGTFYVDRNETKIQFGSDIDNVVSSARYQVFLPSPEVLSWIASYPEPDGNDLLTLGAVRFASTRRRARESGTDNAAVHVHIGDFVSRKTAVFGMTRTGKSNTIKTLVTAIATQAANSGTLVGQLIFDPQGEYANVNEQDQTGLRLLGDESRVRIYRLGANSSDPQVLPLAMNFFDPANFEAVVDFVNSVVNDQFGSYAYVKTFTSINWTEPDRVADPGDWVTWTKAVLGMYGLLVECGISAPSFAAGGLEFGWTDPLYQAFNTANPGLVVKAGRNYRATTPEAAKRVMLHMANDGTWNQRSTGGDTPFKFIADFNNRASGKAAIRQLREFHSTSATQRVEEQVWDDMQAGRLAIVDLAHGTGDVSKTISENMVNFLLSRANERFRSGQDAVPFQIVVEEAHNLFERGAKDVAGNPWVRLSKEAAKYQIGLVYATQEVSSVDQRILSNTSNWLVAHLNSDNETRELSHYYDFKTWAESIRRVEDQGFVRMKTYSGKYIVPVQVAKFDHAMINAARAAAGLPAVEVK
- a CDS encoding KTSC domain-containing protein; the protein is MHPATSTNVRAVGYEPSTRTMRVQFRSGGVYDYYGVDPHLFEQMLLPNPWRRIGRFVKSHPYAKVA
- a CDS encoding ATP-dependent helicase, whose protein sequence is MTADATDTIPVLEGEAAAAVAHRGGHVQIIAAAGSGKTEVVSQRVASLLKDGEQPESIVAFTFTEKAADELKERIRERSVALLGPSATDKLGHLYVGTIHGYCFRLLQTFVPRFETYTPLDPNQLTNLLYREAHRLGLRQFDQRNRVFSGIELFQQSVDVVENEYMALDVIPDGAFKDALVKYYAMLDNYRFMSFGTQIVEAVRALEDPLVHAAVTADLKHLIVDEYQDVNPAQERLIELLAKPQGSADVVVVGDDDQAIYQWRGSHVANIVAFATRYPSVSKFELLANRRSRPDIVALANGFAKSIPGRIDKEMTAVRPSAGPSVSIAIGHLMEQDEADSIALDIEALHKDGVRYRDIAILVRGKTAYTRILDALALSNIPVQPGGRTGLFEQPEAEVFGATFAWISNVDWSVSKWKTRAAVNLSGLLDRYVAVFGLDNTERQALSTHLQTWKSKRDDENWTPSLVGEFYKLTDLLGIRNWDLTDEMQRNRLGTIARFTAVMADYESVTRRSRRDADNPGEQVGGAVGGEWFYKNFALILTNYATGSYDDFDGENDILGDGVALGTIHGAKGLEWPVVFLPSLKEGRFPSDKSGSLKNWLIPRTLFDAARYEGSDAEERRLFYVALTRARDWVGLSSHQRVNTQSRQPSPYILEAQAIAVSGGLPTNAEPRGEAPTSITVSYSELDAYMECPRSYLLRNELGFMPPVQSEIGYGNAVHHVLRTISEHVKATGAVPDSAAVDALMDSEFFLPFANKPAHKEMREKARKLIQTYVTDNTSELKRTWATERPFELYLDGVVVSGRADVVFDEHDGVVDNLSIVDYKTALGEELKPLQLQIYTDAGRREGLTVGAAFIQDLSATERHEVSITDADIAAAESQVTAAAEGLKDRDFTPKPEKSKCSFCDVKSICGAAVAK
- a CDS encoding IS3 family transposase (programmed frameshift), with amino-acid sequence MPKPYPREFRDDVVRVARGRDPKTPLKQIADDFGIGESCLRNWLRAADVEEGSQSGVSSDQAAELRELRRRNRLLEQENEVLRRAAAYLSQAHLPKMMYPLVRELADKDAPIRVPVTVTCRVLGLARQPYYRWLAQPVTPAELKEAYRANALFDAHRDDPEFGYRFLLDEARDAGEAMAERTAWRICSENGWWSSFGKKNARGKGKKPGPPVHDDLVRRAFSADAPNRLWLTDITEHRTGEGKLYLCAVKDVYSNRIVGYSISDRMKSRIAVSAIESAVARRGQVAGCIVHSDRGSQFRSRKAQRALKRHALVGSMGRVGAAGDNAAMESFFSLLQKNVLNRRSWETREELRIAIVTWIERTYHRRRRQDALGRLTPIEYETIMTAPATQAA